From Magnetococcales bacterium:
GTCATATCGCGCTACGCGGGATCCTGAATAGTTACAGAAAAATTACGCATTCCAAAGTGGACGCGGCATAGAAGATTTACAACTGAAAATTCAACGGATAGAACATTTTCTTTTTTTACTTTTTAAAAGATAACATATTGAAAGTCAAAGGATATTAATAGATCCACGCCCGGCTGCGAGGCCGTTGCAACGCCCTCCCCTGAAAAATGGCTTGCACCTCCCCACGGGATTGGGCTATGTTCCTTTTCAGTAATAATTACTATTTGGTAACACATCATGAAAAGTCCCGAGCAAACCCAGGGCCATCGCATGGACTGGCTGCGCCAGCAGTTGCGGCGCAATGGCCACAAGGCCACCCATCAGCGGCTGGAAGTCTTCCGGGAGGTCAGTTGCAGCGATATCCATCCGGATGCCGAAATGGTCTATCTGGGAGTACGGCAACGCCTGCCGACCATCTCCCGCAACACCGTTTATCAAACGCTGCAGTTTTTGGTGGAGCAAAACTACATCGCGCCGTTCGGGGTGCATCGGGCCAGCAATCGTTACGATCGCAACACCCGGCCCCATCACCATCTGGTTTGTCTGCGGTGTGGCAAGGTGAGTGACTGCGAACCACCCGAAACCGCCGCCGTCACCCCTCCCCCCGGTTTCGAGGAGTGGGGGCGCATCGATTCCATCCATTTGGAATTACAAGGCATTTGTGCCGATTGTCTCTGCGGACCGGAATAGCTCCGGTCAATCCGACCAATACAACCGAATTGGAGTTTTATCACATGAGCAAAAACCCCCTTTTGGCCAACAACGGCCACCCTGTCGCCGACAACCAGAACACCCTCACCGCCGGACGACGCGGACCGGCGCTGTTGCAGGACTGGTGGCTGATCGAAAAGCTGGCCCATTTCGCCCGGGAGCGCATTCCGGAGCGGGTGGTGCATGCCAAGGGCTCGGGAGCCTTCGGTGTACTGCGCATCACCCGGGACATCACCCGTTACAGCAAGGCCAAGGTCTTCGCCGAGATCGGCAAGGAGACTCCCGCCTTTCTGCGGTTTTCCACGGTGGCCGGGGAACGGGGCGCAGCGGATGCGGAGCGGGACGTGCGGGGTTTCGCCCTCAAGTTCTACACCGAGGAGGGCAACTGGGATCTGGTAGGCAACAACACGCCGGTCTTCTTTCTGCGGGATCCGCTGAAGTTCCCGGACTTCATTCACAGCCAAAAGCGCGATCCCCGCACCCATTTGCGTTCCAACATCGCCGCCTGGGACTTCTGGACCCGTCATCCCGAATCGTTGCATCAGGTGACCATCCTCATGTCCGACCGGGGCCTTCCGCAAAACTATCGCCAGATGCACGGCTTCGGCAGCCACACCTACAGCTTCATCAATGAGGTCAACGAGCGATTCTGGGTGAAGTTCCACTTCAAGTCGATGCAGGGCATCGCCACCTGGACCGATGAAGAGGCGTCCCAGGTGGTGGCCAATGATCGGGAATCGGCGCAACGGGATCTTTATCAGGCCATCGAACGGGGGGATTTCCCCCGGTGGCGTTTTTGTGTGCAGATCATGCCGGAACAGGAGGCGGAGAGCTATCGCATCAATCCCTTCGATCTCACCAAGGTCTGGCCCCATGCCGACTATCCGCTGATGGAGGTAGGGATTCTGGAGTTGAACAAAAACCCCGAAAACTACTTTGCCGATGTGGAACAGGCGGCCTTCACCCCGGCCAATCTGGTTCCCGGCATCGCGGCTTCTCCGGACAAGATGCTTCAGGGTCGCCTCTTTTCTTACGGGGACGCTCACCGTTACCGGCTGGGGGTCAACCATCACCAGATTCCGGTCAATGCGCCACGGTGTCCTTTCGCCCGTTTCTTCCATCGGGACGGCGCGGCGCGGGTGGATGGCAATCAGGGCGGTTTGGTGAACTATCAGCCCAACCGGTTCGGGGAATATGAGGAGAATCCGTCCGTCGCCGAACCGCCGCTGGCCCTTGACGGTGTTGCCGACCGCTACAACCATCGGGAGGATGAAGACTATTACAGCCAGGCGGGGGCGTTGTTCCGTCTGATGAGCCCCGATCAGCGGCAGCAGCTTTGCGGCAACATCGCGCGTCACATTCT
This genomic window contains:
- a CDS encoding transcriptional repressor; this translates as MKSPEQTQGHRMDWLRQQLRRNGHKATHQRLEVFREVSCSDIHPDAEMVYLGVRQRLPTISRNTVYQTLQFLVEQNYIAPFGVHRASNRYDRNTRPHHHLVCLRCGKVSDCEPPETAAVTPPPGFEEWGRIDSIHLELQGICADCLCGPE
- a CDS encoding catalase, translated to MSKNPLLANNGHPVADNQNTLTAGRRGPALLQDWWLIEKLAHFARERIPERVVHAKGSGAFGVLRITRDITRYSKAKVFAEIGKETPAFLRFSTVAGERGAADAERDVRGFALKFYTEEGNWDLVGNNTPVFFLRDPLKFPDFIHSQKRDPRTHLRSNIAAWDFWTRHPESLHQVTILMSDRGLPQNYRQMHGFGSHTYSFINEVNERFWVKFHFKSMQGIATWTDEEASQVVANDRESAQRDLYQAIERGDFPRWRFCVQIMPEQEAESYRINPFDLTKVWPHADYPLMEVGILELNKNPENYFADVEQAAFTPANLVPGIAASPDKMLQGRLFSYGDAHRYRLGVNHHQIPVNAPRCPFARFFHRDGAARVDGNQGGLVNYQPNRFGEYEENPSVAEPPLALDGVADRYNHREDEDYYSQAGALFRLMSPDQRQQLCGNIARHILGVPADIVAKALDHFRKADPDYAAGVEAAVNTL